In the genome of Raphanus sativus cultivar WK10039 chromosome 4, ASM80110v3, whole genome shotgun sequence, one region contains:
- the LOC108855141 gene encoding probable phospholipid-transporting ATPase 8, which translates to MAGERNRNKGMRLSKLYSFKCLKPFSKEDHHSQIGSRGYSRVVFCNDPDNPEALNLNYRGNYVSTTKYTAANFVPKSLFEQFRRVANIYFLVVAFVSFSPLAPYTAPSVLAPLLFVIGATMVKEGVEDLRRRRQDVEANNRRVLVFGKNEGTFGETKWKNLRVGDVVKVHKDEYFPADLLLLSSSYEDGVCYVETMNLDGETNLKLKHALEITSESDYDQEEFRGGVIKCEDPNEHLYSFVGTLHYKGQQYPLSPQQILLRDSKLRNTDYIYGVVVFTGHDTKVMQNATDPPSKRSKIERKMDKIVYVLFSILIVIAFTGSVFFGIITRRDVTDDGKKLRRWYVRPDVTSVFYDPHRAVLASFFHFLTALMLYGYLIPISLYVSIEVVKVLQSVFINQDQEMYHEETDRPARARTSNLNEELGQVDTILSDKTGTLTCNSMEFVKCSIGGTAYGRGMTEVEVALRKQKGVMTPQEEIKESSTKSVKGFNFWDERIVNGRWIDQPNAELIQKFFRVLAICHTAIPDVDGETGEISYEAESPDEAAFVIASRELGFEFFARSQSNISLHEIDHVTGEKVDRVYELLHVLEFSSSRKRMSVIVRNPENRLLLLSKGADSVMFERLAKHGRQFERETKEHIKRYAEAGLRTLVITYREVDEEEYRIWEEEFLNAKTLVTEDRDALIDAAADKIEKDLILLGSTAVEDKLQKGVPDCIEKLSQAGVKIWVLTGDKTETAINIGYACSLLREGMKKILITLDSPDIETLEKQGDKDAVAKASFQSIKKQLREGMSQTAAAAATNDPANENVQMFGLVIDGKSLTFALDKKLEKEFLELTSRCSSVICCRSSPKQKALVTRLVKSGTGRTTLAIGDGANDVGMLQEADIGVGISGAEGMQAVMASDFAIAQFRFLERLLLVHGHWCYRRIAMMICYFFYKNLAFGFTLFWYEAYASFSGKPAYNDWYMSCYNVFFTSLPVIALGVFDQDVSARLCLKYPLLYQEGVQNILFSWERILGWMSNGIISSMIVFFLTIHTLDSQAFRKDGQVADYSVLGVTMYSSVVWTVNCQMAISINYFTWIQHCFIWGSIGFWYLFLVVYGSLPPTFSTTAFQVFVETSAPSPICWLTLVLVTFSALLPYFTYRAFQIKFRPMYHDIIVEQRRTERPESGTRTTSIVSGELPVQVEFTLHHLKANLSRRDSWN; encoded by the exons ATGGCTGGAgagagaaacagaaacaaagggATGCGTCTGAGCAAACTCTACTCATTCAAATGCCTAAAGCCATTCTCCAAAGAAGACCATCATTCGCAGATCGGCTCTCGAGGGTACTCGAGAGTTGTCTTCTGCAACGATCCCGACAACCCCGAGGCTCTCAACCTCAACTACAGAGGGAACTACGTCTCCACCACCAAGTACACAGCCGCTAACTTCGTACCGAAGTCTCTCTTCGAGCAGTTCAGAAGAGTCGCCAACATATACTTCCTCGTCGTCGCTTTCGTCTCCTTTTCCCCTTTAGCTCCTTACACCGCTCCCAGCGTCCTCGCGCCGCTCTTGTTCGTGATCGGCGCCACGATGGTTAAAGAAGGTGTTGAAGAtttgaggaggaggagacaggaCGTCGAAGCTAACAACAGGAGAGTCTTAGTCTTTGGTAAGAACGAAGGAACATTCGGTGAGACAAAGTGGAAGAATCTCAGAGTTGGTGATGTTGTCAAAGTTCACAAAGACGAGTACTTCCCAGCTGATCTTCTCCTTCTCTCGTCCAGCTACGAAGACGGAGTCTGCTACGTTGAGACCATGAACCTAGACGGAGAGACCAACTTGAAGCTAAAGCACGCGTTGGAGATCACATCGGAATCAGATTACGACCAAGAAGAGTTCAGAGGAGGAGTGATCAAATGTGAGGATCCAAACGAGCATCTCTACTCCTTCGTGGGAACGCTTCACTACAAAGGACAACAGTACCCTCTCTCTCCTCAGCAGATTCTTCTGAGAGACTCAAAGCTCAGAAACACCGACTACATCTACGGAGTCGTCGTCTTCACTGGCCACGACACCAAAGTGATGCAGAACGCTACCGATCCTCCTTCCAAGAGGAGCAAGATCGAGAGGAAGATGGACAAGATCGTCTACGTACTCTTCAGTATCTTGATCGTGATAGCCTTCACCGGTTCCGTCTTCTTCGGGATCATAACGAGAAGAGATGTAACCGATGATGGGAAGAAGCTGAGGAGATGGTACGTTAGACCGGACGTGACCAGCGTCTTCTACGATCCACATCGAGCGGTTCTCGCTTCCTTCTTTCATTTCTTGACCGCGTTGATGCTGTACGGTTACTTGATACCGATCTCGCTATACGTTTCGATAGAGGTTGTGAAGGTGTTGCAGAGCGTATTCATCAACCAAGACCAAGAGATGTACCACGAGGAGACAGACAGGCCTGCACGCGCGAGAACGTCTAACCTCAACGAAGAGCTAGGCCAAGTCGACACGATCCTCTCGGATAAGACAGGTACTCTGACTTGCAACTCGATGGAGTTTGTGAAGTGTTCTATAGGTGGAACTGCTTACGGCCGTGGTATGACTGAAGTAGAAGTGGCATTGAGAAAGCAGAAGGGTGTGATGACCCCTCAAGAAGAGATAAAAGAGAGTTCGACGAAGTCTGTTAAGGGGTTTAACTTCTGGGACGAGAGGATAGTCAACGGGCGGTGGATTGACCAACCGAATGCTGAACTCATTCAGAAGTTCTTTAGGGTGTTGGCTATTTGTCATACTGCTATCCCTGATGTGGATGGTGAGACTGGtgagatcagttatgaagctgaGTCTCCTGATGAAGCGGCTTTTGTGATAGCTTCTAGGGAGCTTGGGTTTGAGTTCTTTGCTAGGTCTCAGAGTAATATCTCCTTGCATGAGATTGATCACGTGACCGGTGAGAAAGTAGACAGAGTGTATGAGCTACTTCATGTCCTGGAGTTCAGCAGCTCTCGCAAAAGAATGTCTGTTATTGTGAGAAATCCAGAGAACCGGCTATTGTTACTCTCCAAAGGAGCAGACAG TGTAATGTTTGAGAGACTTGCTAAACACGGACGCCAGTTTGAGAGAGAGACGAAGGAACACATCAAGAGGTATGCAGAGGCAGGTTTAAGAACCCTGGTGATTACATACAGAGAAGTAGATGAGGAGGAGTACAGAATCTGGGAAGAGGAGTTTCTGAATGCCAAAACTTTGGTTACTGAAGATAGAGATGCTTTGATAGATGCAGCTGCTGATAAGATTGAGAAGGATTTGATTCTTCTTGGTTCTACTGCAGTGGAAGATAAACTCCAGAAGGGT GTCCCAGATTGTATTGAAAAGTTGTCTCAGGCTGGGGTCAAGATATGGGTTTTAACCGGCGATAAGACAGAAACTGCAATAAATATAGG ATATGCTTGTAGTCTCTTAAGAGAAGGCATGAAAAAGATTCTGATAACTCTAGATTCACCTGACATTGAAACTCTGGAGAAACAAGGAGACAAAGATGCTGTTGCAAAG GCTTCTTTCCAGAGTATTAAGAAACAGTTAAGAGAAGGAATGTCACAAactgcagcagcagcagcaacaaatGACCCAGCTAATGAAAATGTGCAAATGTTTGGTTTAGTGATTGATGGAAAGTCCTTAACTTTTGCATTGGACAAGAAGCTGGAGAAAGAGTTCTTGGAACTTACGAGTCGGTGTAGTTCTGTTATATGTTGCCGGTCTTCACCAAAACAAAAGGCTCTG GTTACAAGATTGGTGAAAAGCGGGACAGGTAGAACAACATTAGCCATTGGAGATGGCGCAAATGATGTTGGAATGCTTCAAGAAGCTGATATTGGAGTTGGTATAAGTGGTGCTGAAGGAATGCAg GCGGTGATGGCTAGTGATTTTGCCATAGCTCAGTTTCGGTTTCTGGAACGTTTGTTGCTTGTTCACGGCCATTGGTGTTATAGAAGAATAGCAATGATG ATATGTTACTTCTTCTACAAGAACCTCGCGTTTGGATTCACGCTGTTTTGGTACGAAGCTTATGCTTCTTTCTCTGGTAAACCAGCTTATAACGACTGGTACATGTCTTGCTACAACGTCTTCTTCACTTCACTTCCTGTCATCGCCCTTGGAGTCTTTGATCAAGATGTCTCTGCTCGCCTTTGTCTCAAG TATCCGTTACTGTACCAAGAAGGAGTACAGAACATATTATTCAGCTGGGAACGAATCCTTGGTTGGATGTCAAACGGAATCATAAGCTCAATGATCGTCTTCTTCCTTACAATCCACACACTCGACTCTCAAGCTTTCCGTAAAGACGGTCAAGTAGCAGATTACTCTGTTCTTGGAGTCACGATGTATTCTTCAGTGGTCTGGACGGTAAACTGCCAGATGGCGATCTCTATAAACTACTTCACTTGGATCCAACACTGCTTCATCTGGGGGAGCATAGGGTTTTGGTACCTGTTTCTTGTCGTCTACGGTTCTCTTCCTCCTACATTCTCAACGACAGCGTTTCAGGTCTTTGTTGAGACATCTGCACCGAGTCCCATCTGTTGGCTCACTCTTGTCCTCGTCACGTTCTCTGCTCTCTTGCCGTATTTCACTTACAGGGCGTTTCAGATCAAGTTCAGACCCATGTATCATGATATTATTGTTGAACAGAGGAGAACAGAACGGCCTGAGAGTGGGACCAGGACGACGAGTATAGTTTCTGGTGAGCTTCCTGTGCAAGTTGAGTTTACTTTGCATCACCTTAAGGCAAACTTGTCGAGAAGAGATTCTTGGAATTGA
- the LOC108852528 gene encoding PWWP domain-containing protein 6 — protein sequence MGNFLTTGSRVSENREETDSNGSSSSSEEKSKASDVNMESVNDSGPVQDHAMSEEASSSLNTKQDHYSRDEFYVGDFVWVQGANRHQWWPGKLYDSSDASDLAFKQMRKDTTLLVAFCWKETFAWCTPSQLKPFVENFREFSKTSESTSFRSAVREAVREIGQHVENLLVCDEALVTPPVAVNCGVKKGVLVPDVRREIVKSLVLEKTGIVLEDVRSLAKEASFSDSLEVEVLKRKISAFYRSKGRFDLAKYDDDNPYIIGLEDKEDALKFNNSSCKRSLRKCSVFASKKRKHGDEEIERKEESGISIVVDLSTPMTSLCKRVKVDDVSSSVERNNGSGETIVQRGKRERKKSKYLSPEYVTDFSWRRRKSKTESESAEKKSYAEKAISSTTTEEILELIRAAALSTQYSKECKSSYDMIRGFVSIYRSFTYDYGAHKRNVSDEYNKQLEMKMDKSEVEKQFSGVDLYIKSGFGSTLPSKDDLIRTYTEFGDLDRERSCTLDNDSCARVSFLNVSEGEEAFYKSVEKCPFDTTSATVTFELKYPPSSGNGKGVMEMEWLKNKLEEMRALLDESEGGEVTEELKMRLEEESRNLLDKVKKMTVGSSS from the coding sequence ATGGGAAATTTCCTAACGACCGGTTCTAGGGTTTCtgaaaacagagaagaaactGATTCGaacggttcttcttcttcttccgagGAAAAATCCAAGGCAAGCGATGTTAACATGGAGAGTGTTAACGACTCTGGACCAGTTCAAGATCATGCGATGAGTGAAGAAGCTTCTTCGTCGCTGAATACAAAGCAAGATCATTATTCCAGAGACGAGTTCTACGTTGGAGATTTTGTGTGGGTACAAGGAGCCAACCGTCACCAATGGTGGCCTGGGAAGCTTTACGATTCTTCAGACGCTTCTGACTTGGCTTTCAAGCAAATGCGGAAGGATACAACATTGCTTGTGGCGTTTTGTTGGAAAGAGACGTTTGCTTGGTGCACTCCATCGCAGCTTAAACCGTTTGTAGAGAATTTCAGAGAGTTTTCCAAGACTAGCGAGTCTACTAGCTTTCGCAGTGCTGTGAGAGAAGCCGTGAGAGAGATCGGTCAACATGTGGAGAACCTGCTGGTTTGTGACGAGGCTCTGGTTACTCCTCCTGTAGCTGTGAACTGTGGAGTAAAGAAAGGAGTTCTTGTACCTGACGTTAGAAGAGAGATTGTAAAGTCATTGGTTCTTGAAAAAACTGGGATAGTTCTTGAAGATGTTAGAAGCCTTGCCAAGGAAGCTAGCTTTAGTGATTCGTTAGAGGTTGAGGTTTTGAAGAGGAAAATATCTGCGTTTTATCGGTCTAAAGGAAGGTTTGATCTAGCTAAATACGACGATGATAATCCATATATCATAGGGCTTGAAGACAAAGAGGATGCGTTGAAGTTCAACAACTCTTCTTGCAAGAGATCATTAAGAAAGTGCTCTGTGTTTGCTAGTAAAAAGAGGAAACATGGCGATGAAGAGATTGAGAGGAAAGAGGAGTCTGGTATTAGTATAGTTGTTGACTTATCAACTCCAATGACTTCACTCTGCAAAAGGGTAAAGGTTGATGATGTTTCTTCAAGCGTTGAGAGGAACAATGGGAGTGGAGAGACTATAGTGCAAAGAGgtaagagagagaggaagaagagcaaGTATCTTTCACCAGAGTACGTGACAGATTTTAGTTGGAGAAGGAGAAAGAGCAAAACAGAATCTGAATCagcagagaagaagagttaTGCTGAAAAGGCCATTAGTTCTACTACAACAGAGGAAATACTTGAACTGATCCGTGCAGCGGCTCTCAGCACGCAGTATTCAAAAGAGTGTAAAAGCTCTTATGACATGATAAGAGGGTTTGTGTCCATTTACCGAAGCTTTACATATGATTATGGAGCTCACAAAAGAAACGTTTCAGATGAATATAATAAGCAGCTTGAAATGAAGATGGACAAGAGTGAAGTTGAGAAGCAATTCTCAGGTGTTGACTTATATATCAAGTCTGGTTTCGGTTCAACTCTGCCTTCGAAAGATGACTTGATTAGAACATACACAGAGTTCGGTGATTTGGACAGAGAGAGAAGCTGTACGTTGGACAATGACTCATGCGCACGCGTTAGCTTCTTGAATGTGTCTGAAGGAGAGGAAGCCTTTTACAAGTCAGTAGAGAAATGCCCGTTCGATACTACTTCCGCCACCGTTACATTCGAGCTCAAGTATCCTCCTTCTTCTGGAAACGGAAAGGGGGTGATGGAAATGGAGTGGTTGAAAAATAAGCTCGAAGAGATGAGAGCGTTGCTGGATGAGTCTGAGGGAGGAGAGGTTACGGAAGAGTTGAAGATGAGACTTGAAGAGGAATCAAGAAACTTGCTGGACAAGGTAAAGAAGATGACTGTTGGTTCCTCCTCATGA
- the LOC108808853 gene encoding homeobox-leucine zipper protein HAT5-like, with protein sequence MRTFIDIARSPHFPLIVIASPLIVIDIDIVIAWLPSSSTSHAVVVVHDFDGIQIMLFIGNLNPIVQGSMMNMEESSKRRSFYCSPDDLLYDDDYYDEQTPDNLTHEHVPLLEKSFETENKLEPERKTQLAKMLGLQPRQVSVWFQNRRARWKTKQLERDFNLLKSSYDQLLSNYDSIPKDNHLLRSY encoded by the exons TTTCATCGACATCGCTAGATCTCCTCACTTTCCGTTGATCGTCATTGCCTCTCCGTTGATCGTCATCGACATCGACATCGTCATCGCTTGGCTGCCGTCGTCTTCAACGAGTCATGCCGTCGTCGTCGTG CATGATTTTGATGGAATCCAAATCATGTTGTTCATCGGTAATCTCAATCCAATAGTCCAAG GATCGATGATGAACATGGAGGAATCATCAAAGAGAAGATCTTTCTATTGCTCCCCTGACGATCTTCTCTACGACGACGACTATTATGACGAGCAAACACCCGACAACCTTACTCATgaacat GTACCTCTACTGGAGAAAAGCTTCGAAACAGAGAACAAGCTGGAGCCAGAGCGCAAGACTCAGCTTGCCAAGATGCTTGGTCTTCAGCCTAGGCAAGTTTCTGTCTGGTTTCAAAACCGGCGTGCTCGTTGGAAAACCAAGCAGCTCGAGAGAGACTTCAATCTCCTAAAGTCCTCTTATGACCAACTCCTCTCTAACTACGACTCCATCCCCAAGGACAACCATCTCCTCAGATCATATTAA